The stretch of DNA TTGAAATGTGCGATGTGGTTCTGCCAGTGGCCCACTTTCTTGAGCACGATGCCCTTCGTCAGTCAGGGGATCTGCCGTTTTTGGCACAGATACAGCAGAAGGTGGTTGATCCGGGGGACTGCAAGTCGGACACCCAGATCTATATCGAGCTATCCCGTAAGCTGGGACTTGGTGAGTATTTCTGGAATGACGAATATGATTTCATGGAGGAAATGCTGAGACCCGCAGGAATTACTTTGGACGAGTTCCGGAAAGTGCATGTCCTGGAGTGTGTCAGACAGTACAGGCATTATGAGAGGGGCGGTTTCGCTACCCCTTCGGGCAAGCTCGAACTTTACTCAAATGCACTCAAGGAGGCGGGCTTCGACCCGTTACCAGTCTACCGTGAGCCTCCCGAGACAATGTACAGTGAGCCCGGGGCGGCAGGCGAATACCCTCTGATTCTTACCACGAGGAAGCCGGCTGTTTTTCGGCACGCCAACCTGAGACAGATCAAAAGCCTGAGAGTCCTGCGTCCCGATCCGATCCTTAATATCAATCCTGCCACGGCCAGGGAACTGGGAATCAACAATGGGGACTGGGTCTATATTGAAAATAAACGAGGCAGGATAACCCATAAGGCTGAATATTCGGAAAGTCTGCACCCACGGGTTGTGGTGGGGGACCACGGCTGGTGGTACCCTGAGAAGGGAGTTGATGAAGATCTGCATGGATTTACAGAATCGTGTATTAATGCAATTACCAGCAACAGCCCTCCTTATGCCCATGAGATGGGGGGTGTTACCCTAAGAGGCACTTCCTGTAAGGTCTACAAAGTCGGGAAGTTATAATGGAGGTATAGGCATGGATTCAATCGAAATAGTAAAAGAGATACTGAAGGGACTATCCGATGCGGTAATCGCCTTTGATGAGGAAAAGACAGTTGAACTGGCTATGACGGCACTCAAAAAGGGTATTGATCCGAATGATGCTATACTGAAAGGTCTTGCCGTAGGAATGGATGAGGTGGGAAAACTTTACGAGAAACAGGAATATTTTGTGCCTGAGTTGCTCCTCTGCGCAGATGCGATGAATGCGGCCGTCGATGTGCTCAAGCCTCACATTAAACTCGGAACACAGGCAAAGCCCTATAGCGTTGTCATAGGTACTGTTGAGGGGGATATCCACGAGATTGGCAAAAACCTCGTGATAATCATGTATGAGGCCGCAGGGTGGACTGTTTACAACCTGGGCGCTGATGTAAAGATACCCCTATTTCTGGACGAGCAAAAAAGAACAGGCGCTGACGTTGTGGCGATCTCCTGTTTGATGACGACGAGCATGCTGGCCATCCCCGAGGTCATAAAACCCATTAAGGAGTATGATCCTGGGATAACCGTGATGGTCGGAGGAGCACCGCTGAGCCGAGAGATGGCGATGGCCTACGGGGCCGACGGATTTGCCCTTAACTGCGGGACGGTGGTGAAAGAAACGCTCAAAGCTCTTAATAGGGAGAAAGGCAGGCCTGAATGATCTATTGCCGGGGCTTGCGTCGCCCCCTCCACCGGCAAAGCCGTCGGAGCCTCCCCCTCTCACTCGCGGTGCGAGCTAATTTCCAGGGCGATGCGAGGCAGCAGAGGACCACGCTTTCGAGCGTGGGTAAATGCGATTATCATCCACGCAAAGGGTTTCGGGTATTAGTGCCACGGGTTTGCCCGTGGGAATCTATCCGGACACATGCGAGTGGAGCAGTAAGGGAGGCAACGCCATGAACGAGAATTGGAATTTGAGGCCGGACAGAATGACGCCGGCGGAGAGGATGAAGGCTCTCCTTTCGGGAAAACCAATTGACCGGGTAGGTTTTTACCCCTTTACACGGGGTTTTTGCGCTATAAACACAGGTATGACGATGGAGACCTTTTATTCGGAACCTGCAAGCAGTTTTGAAGCACAGCAATGGATCCAAAAGATGTATAATCACGATGAAGCCCTCAAGTTTGGCGGTGCCTGCTATGGCGCCTGGGAATTTGGCGGGGATATTAAAATACCCAAGTCCGAGTGGCAGCAGGCCATTTCGGTGGAGCGCCATCCTGTCCAATCGGAGGAAGACGTGGAGAAATTGGAGTTACCTGATGTGACCGTTGCAGGCTCAATTCCGAGGACCATGGAGTTCAGCAAACTGCAGCGTGCAGCCAGTCTTGCCTGCTCAATTTCAGTGGGCAGTCCCTTGATGATCGCAGGGAACATCTGTGGAGTTGAGAAGTTGATGCGGTGGATGCTGAAAAAACCGGTTCTGGCGCATAGAGTACTCCGGCTGGCTACGGATTTCGGAGTAGCGGTAGCAAAGTACTGGTTGGATACCTTTGGCGCTGATAATGTGGATATCCGCGATTCGGCGCCCACAGATTCGAACCAGGTCATATCGCCGAAACATTTCAGAGACTTCTCGTTTCCGTATCTCCTGGAGCTTCACGAGAAGGTGCTGGCCCTGGGTGCAAAATACATCTACAGTCACATCTGTGGAGAGCAGAATCTGAACCTGTTGTTCTGGCGTGAGCTGCCCTTTGGAGATCCGGGAATAGCCGGCTTTGGTCATGAAGTGGACCTGACGAAGGCAATAGAGATGCTGGGGGACAAATGCATCGTAGTCGGCAACGTTGAGCCCCGAATTCTTCAGACGGGAAACCCGCAGGAAGTGTACCAGCAGTCACGGGAGTGTATCGAGAAGGGCAAGCACGCACCCAGGGGTTTCATTCTGGGCACTGGATGTGAACTGCCGCCCAGGTCGCCTGCTGCAAACCTCTTTGCAATGAAAAAGGCTATCAATGATTTTGGTTGGTATGAATAGAGCCCTCTGTCCGGTCGTCGAGCGCAGAACCACATACGGGAGGTAGTAGAAATGAATAACCGAGCCATGAGATTACTTAAGGGTGAACCAATTGACCGGACCCCGCTTTTCCCATTCATTCTGGGATTCTGCGCAAAAAACGCAGGATACCCTATTGCCGCCATTTACAGCGACCCTCAAAAGAGCTTTGAACTCCAACTGTGGACGCACGAACAGTATGGTTTCGACTGGGGCCCTATATATGGCTATGCCTCATACGGCACCTGGGAGTTTGGCGGTGAGATTAAAATGCCTGCCACTGCCTATGAACAGGCGCCGTTCCACACGAGATTTCCGGTCGAGACAGAACAGGATATTCAAAAACTGAACTTGCCTGATCCAGGGGCGGCAGGGTGCCTTCCACTTGCTATGGAGTTTTCACGGTTGCAAGATAAACATGGAAAGCCTGTTTCTGTTGTATGTGGCGGCAACTTTACCATTGCAGGAAATGTTTGTTCCGTTGAAACACTCTGCCGGTGGATGCTGAAAAAACCGGATCTTGTGCATAGAATCATGCGTCTTACCACAGACCATATCGTTGACATTGTTCGATACTGGTCGGACGTTTTTGGCAGCGAGCGTGTGATTCCGCAGATGTGGGAGCCTCTGACAGCCAACATCATTATCTCGCCAAAACAATTTGAGAAGTTCGTTCTCCCTTATATCAAAGAATCGAATGAAAAGATATTGTCACTGGGGGTAAAGCACATTCTCTACCACATCTGCGGAGATCAGAACAAAAACCTGCCTTACTGGAGCCAGATTCCCATGGGCGATCCGGGGCTTTGCAGCTTTGGAGTCGAGGTTGACCTTCTTACGGCAATCGAACACCTTGGTTCCCGGAATGTTATCATCGGCAACATAGACCCAAAGGTGTACCTGAGTGAAACACCGGAACAGATATACCGCCTTTGCAGGGAGGCTATAGAGAAGGGAAAATCTGCTCCCCGGGGTTTCATGCTGTCGTCGGGATGCGAGATTCCACCGGAGGCCCCACCCTACCTCGTTTACCAGATGCACAAGGCCATCATGGATTCGGCAACCGGTTGTTGATACACAGGGGACGTATCAACCCTTTCTTGTCCTTCTATGACGAAGGGCGTCGGCAACGGTCCCTGGAACAACAGCTACTCTACGGTATAATCGTAATATCCACGGACGACACGATAACGGGAAATCTGTTGACCACCGAGCCATAACTGTGTAATTTTCGCATCCCGCAGGTATTTCTCGAGGTGATATTCAGGAGACAGGCCGTTGGAACCCATAAGCTGCATGGCCATGTCCGCAACCCACACGGCCGCATCGGCCGCATATATCCTCACGATGCCTGCCTTCGAGATCATTTCGTTTGTAAAAGAAGGCCCGTATTTATCCCGATGATCGGACATCCACGCAAAGTTATAGACCAGAGCCCTTGTTGTTTCAACCCGGATTGCCATGTCTGCCAGGATGCCTGCTGCCATGCTCCATTCCCGCACCGGCTTGCCGCCGCTCGTCCGGTCCTTTGTATAATCAAGGGCAATGTCAAAGGCCGCCTGAGCAATACCAAGGGACATTGTGGCGGAACTCAACTGCGAACTTGCCATGGTGGCATGGTAAAAGCGCCCATCATCACCAGGGCCGGAGAGCCTAAATTCCTTCGGTACCTTGACATTGTCGTAGAATATGCTCCCATTGACGGATGTTTTGAATCCCATCTTTTTTTCCGGTTTCCCGAAAGAAAGTCCTTTGGTATCACCCGGCACATAGATGAGTGCAATGCCCTCATCCCCGAGATTCGGGTCTGTGGTACAGACGGTAAGGTATACGCTTGAAATACCGGCATGAGTAGGCCAGGATTTGTTTCCGTTGATGACCCACTCATCACCTTCCAGCCGGGCCCTTGTAGTAACGTACTTGCTTCTTAAAAGGGGGTTCTCTGTATCGGCACCACCCGTGGAATCCGTCATTGACAGGCAGGCATAGTTCAGCTTGCTTCCGCAAAAGGCAGGAACGAACCTGTCCAGGACGGCTTTATTGCCTGCTGCCATAGCAGGTTTTAAAATACTTCCTCCATTTATAACGGCGCTGAGGCTGATGCCTGCATCTCCTCGCGCCAACTCTTCGCGGATTATGCATATGGTAGTGGTCGAATGGGTGCCTCCTCCGCCATATTCTTCCGGGTAAGCGATTCGCTGAATACCTAAATCAACAAGCTTTTGAAGCACTGATTCAACCAGATCGTGCTCCTCCTCGATCTTTTCCCGAATTGGCATGATTTCCCTGTCAACAAATTTCCTGATCATTTGACGAATATCGTTTTGTTCTTCTGTGAGCAGGTCCTTGAGATACATGGGAAGCCTCCTTCGCCTTTTCTTATTTCACGAATTATACAGAATTCAAAGTATAAGATCTATTTTTCACTATCAAATCCGCTATGTCAACACATTCTTATTTAAATAACTGAGTGAAAACGGGCGGCAAGACAGCAGGAAGAATTTTTGCCGAGGAGAAGTTATTGAACCAGGATATCCCCTACGGATTTTGGAGTGTTTTACCCTTGAAGGAGGTATAAGAGCGCTCAGGAACAAAATAAGTGATATTTTGACTTCCTTTGGGTTTAGCGGTGAGAAGCCCTTATGGAAGGACGGATGTCTGAGTCGGGTCCAGATTCCTGGACATCCCTATCCTGATTCCTATACATCATCAAGAGGCAATGTTTTGCTTGCAGGCGATGCTGCACGTCTCAAGATTCCTGTGAGTGGTGAGGGCATAGGCACTGAATTGAAAAGCGGGATTCTTGCTGCCGAATCTATAGTAAAGTCTCTTAAGACCGGGCAGGATGTTTCAAAAATATATTCTGACAATCTGAGTCCGCTTTTGGAGATTTTGCACTCATACAGCCTTGGACTGGAGAAAATAAAGAAAGACGGGCAAAAGGGACCGGAAGCCCTGCTTGATGCGCTGACAAAGGCATTTGAAGAGACGATTGATATTGCTGATTATTAATCCAGGAACTGGCGTTGTAAATGCAACTTAATTGGTTCTTAGACAGGACGATTCATTTTTTCAGTTTATATGAAATCAGCCTCACAGAGTGTTTCTTCTTATCCCAGAACACTTCGACTTCTACAAGCCGCACATCATTTAAAAGGGTTTCACTGATTTTTTGATTAATAAAGAAGCCCGAAGGATCCTTCTCATCTATCAATCCTTCGATTTGACCGGGCTCAGGGAGTTCTTTTCTTTCAATGTCTTTCATTCTGTTATCGGCAATCATGGTTGCCTCAGTCACCTTTCTTGCATATTCCTCCATTCCTAATGAGGTCAGCACCAGTGAAACAAGAGAGACCAGGGCAATCGATGCGATTGCCACCGATACCATTACTTCAAGTAGGGTTATCCCTTTTTGGGATGATAATTTCTTCCAGATATCCATGCTCTTCGCTCATTTTTGCCGTCAACGGGTTAATTGTTACTGAATAAAAACCTTCCTTTTCTCCCTCAAGGTGCATAATCAGGCGGTCAACAAGCCCTGTAGGGTAAAACCTCATAACCGTTTTTCCCATTGATATTTTCATTCCATTTATTATGACATCCTTCAGGAGATATGCTTCGGGAATTTTTATATCCCTTGATGATACAAACCCTTTAATCACATCCACATAGCCTATGCTTAAAACATTATTCGTAATATCAAACTGGATTGCTTTTGGTTCAAAATCCGAGATGGCGTTCTCACGAAGCAGCGAAATCTCTATGGAAAGCTTTTCTAAAAATGTCTCCCTGTTTTTTGCTGTAAAAAAATCCCACCTCACTGATGCAAAAGTGAGCAGGATAGATATTAATAGGAATGCAAGAATGACTTCGAGTAAAGTAAACCCGTTAATCTTTCTCAATGTCCTTACTTGAAATATCAGCATTTTTTCCTGTTCCACCCGGCTCTCCGTCTGATCCATAACTGATAATTTCGTAATCCTTGCCATCGGAAGCAGGAGAGGTGTAGTAATAGGGATTACTCCATGGATCGTTTGGCACGTTAATACTTTCCAGGTACCCTCCTTCTTTCCATTTTTTTGGCATTGGCCGGCTATCAGGCTTCCTGATCAAGGCCTGGAGCCCCTGTTCTGTTGTGGGATAAATGCCGTTGTCAAGTTTATATAGTTTGAGGGCGCTTTCTATTGTCCTGATATCTATTTTTGCCTTGATTCTGCGGGCTTCTTCCGGCCTGTCCATAATCCTCGGAATAAGCAGGGTGGCAAGTATACCGATAATGACGATAACGATCATTAATTCAATCAATGTAAAACCCTTATAATTCAATTTTGAGTTTTGAGTTTTGAATTTTGAATTTAAAATCCGTAAGCTTTGAAATGCTTTCATAAGTTTCCCCTTTACCTCTTTAACAGAATTTTATT from Pseudomonadota bacterium encodes:
- a CDS encoding cobalamin-dependent protein (Presence of a B(12) (cobalamin)-binding domain implies dependence on cobalamin itself, in one of its several forms, or in some unusual lineages, dependence on a cobalamin-like analog.) — its product is MDSIEIVKEILKGLSDAVIAFDEEKTVELAMTALKKGIDPNDAILKGLAVGMDEVGKLYEKQEYFVPELLLCADAMNAAVDVLKPHIKLGTQAKPYSVVIGTVEGDIHEIGKNLVIIMYEAAGWTVYNLGADVKIPLFLDEQKRTGADVVAISCLMTTSMLAIPEVIKPIKEYDPGITVMVGGAPLSREMAMAYGADGFALNCGTVVKETLKALNREKGRPE
- the gspG gene encoding type II secretion system major pseudopilin GspG, whose amino-acid sequence is MNYKGFTLIELMIVIVIIGILATLLIPRIMDRPEEARRIKAKIDIRTIESALKLYKLDNGIYPTTEQGLQALIRKPDSRPMPKKWKEGGYLESINVPNDPWSNPYYYTSPASDGKDYEIISYGSDGEPGGTGKNADISSKDIEKD
- a CDS encoding uroporphyrinogen decarboxylase family protein — encoded protein: MNNRAMRLLKGEPIDRTPLFPFILGFCAKNAGYPIAAIYSDPQKSFELQLWTHEQYGFDWGPIYGYASYGTWEFGGEIKMPATAYEQAPFHTRFPVETEQDIQKLNLPDPGAAGCLPLAMEFSRLQDKHGKPVSVVCGGNFTIAGNVCSVETLCRWMLKKPDLVHRIMRLTTDHIVDIVRYWSDVFGSERVIPQMWEPLTANIIISPKQFEKFVLPYIKESNEKILSLGVKHILYHICGDQNKNLPYWSQIPMGDPGLCSFGVEVDLLTAIEHLGSRNVIIGNIDPKVYLSETPEQIYRLCREAIEKGKSAPRGFMLSSGCEIPPEAPPYLVYQMHKAIMDSATGC
- a CDS encoding uroporphyrinogen decarboxylase family protein; this translates as MNENWNLRPDRMTPAERMKALLSGKPIDRVGFYPFTRGFCAINTGMTMETFYSEPASSFEAQQWIQKMYNHDEALKFGGACYGAWEFGGDIKIPKSEWQQAISVERHPVQSEEDVEKLELPDVTVAGSIPRTMEFSKLQRAASLACSISVGSPLMIAGNICGVEKLMRWMLKKPVLAHRVLRLATDFGVAVAKYWLDTFGADNVDIRDSAPTDSNQVISPKHFRDFSFPYLLELHEKVLALGAKYIYSHICGEQNLNLLFWRELPFGDPGIAGFGHEVDLTKAIEMLGDKCIVVGNVEPRILQTGNPQEVYQQSRECIEKGKHAPRGFILGTGCELPPRSPAANLFAMKKAINDFGWYE
- a CDS encoding prepilin-type N-terminal cleavage/methylation domain-containing protein, producing the protein MDIWKKLSSQKGITLLEVMVSVAIASIALVSLVSLVLTSLGMEEYARKVTEATMIADNRMKDIERKELPEPGQIEGLIDEKDPSGFFINQKISETLLNDVRLVEVEVFWDKKKHSVRLISYKLKK
- a CDS encoding acyl-CoA dehydrogenase family protein, coding for MYLKDLLTEEQNDIRQMIRKFVDREIMPIREKIEEEHDLVESVLQKLVDLGIQRIAYPEEYGGGGTHSTTTICIIREELARGDAGISLSAVINGGSILKPAMAAGNKAVLDRFVPAFCGSKLNYACLSMTDSTGGADTENPLLRSKYVTTRARLEGDEWVINGNKSWPTHAGISSVYLTVCTTDPNLGDEGIALIYVPGDTKGLSFGKPEKKMGFKTSVNGSIFYDNVKVPKEFRLSGPGDDGRFYHATMASSQLSSATMSLGIAQAAFDIALDYTKDRTSGGKPVREWSMAAGILADMAIRVETTRALVYNFAWMSDHRDKYGPSFTNEMISKAGIVRIYAADAAVWVADMAMQLMGSNGLSPEYHLEKYLRDAKITQLWLGGQQISRYRVVRGYYDYTVE
- a CDS encoding type II secretion system protein; translated protein: MLIFQVRTLRKINGFTLLEVILAFLLISILLTFASVRWDFFTAKNRETFLEKLSIEISLLRENAISDFEPKAIQFDITNNVLSIGYVDVIKGFVSSRDIKIPEAYLLKDVIINGMKISMGKTVMRFYPTGLVDRLIMHLEGEKEGFYSVTINPLTAKMSEEHGYLEEIIIPKRDNPT